The Astatotilapia calliptera chromosome 17, fAstCal1.2, whole genome shotgun sequence genome has a segment encoding these proteins:
- the LOC113009601 gene encoding uncharacterized protein LOC113009601, giving the protein MCEVSADPVTLDMLKEARETVRSSPLGVINTPMIAWRQTTLPLSIDCNIHIKLENMQRTGSFKIRGVANQFSRRPAGGRFVTMSAGNYGKSFAYASKHFGSKGKVVMPETAPENKSIFIQSLGVEVERAPTSCLINVVNRCVQEDNMTFLHSFDDLDLIAGHASLGMEVLEVMPEPDVVVVCCGGGGLLAGVAAAIKLSGCSKTKIYGVEPEGACTMYKSLIEKKPVEMDSKSIASGLAPPFAGRLPYQLCQRYVEGIILVSDEEIEAAVSTLYRSGLVVEPSGSAAFAAIVNNKIPELEGKDVVCILTGGNIGKAELVNFQD; this is encoded by the exons ATGTGTGAGGTGTCTGCAGACCCTGTCACCCTGGACATGCTAAAAGAAGCGAGAGAGACGGTGAGGAGCAGCCCTCTGGGTGTCATCAACACCCCCATGATCGCCTGGAGGCAGACCACCCTGCCTCTCAGCATTGACTGCAACATCCACATCAAACTGGAAAACATGCAGAGAACTG GGTCTTTTAAGATCAGAGGAGTAGCCAATCAGTTTTCCAGGAGACCGGCGGGTGGCCGTTTTGTCACCATGTCTGCTGGAAACTACGGCAAGTCGTTTGCATATGCCTCAAAACACTTTGGGTCAAAGGGCAAAGTGGTGATGCCTGAAACCGCCCCAGAGAACAAGTCCATCTTTATACAG AGTTTAGGGGTGGAGGTGGAGCGAGCTCCTACATCCTGTCTGATAAATGTGGTGAACCGTTGTGTTCAGGAGGACAACATGACCTTCCTGCACTCCTTCGATGACCTGGATCTAATTGCAGGGCATGCCAG TCTTGGTATGGAGGTGCTGGAAGTGATGCCGGAGCCtgatgtggtggtggtgtgctGCGGTGGAGGTGGGCTGCTGGCTGGAGTAGCTGCTGCCATCAAACTGTCAGGTTGCAGTAAAACCAAGATCTACGGCGTGGAGCCAGAAGGAG CTTGCACAATGTACAAAAGCTTAATTGAGAAGAAGCCAGTAGAAATGGACAGCAAGAGCATCGCGTCAGGTCTTGCACCACCTTTCGCAG GCAGGCTGCCCTATCAGCTGTGCCAACGTTACGTGGAGGGGATCATCCTCGTTAGCGATGAGGAGATCGAGGCTGCCGTGTCCACGCTCTACAGATCCGGGCTGGTAGTGGAGCCATCAGGCTCTGCTGCTTTTGCTGCCATCGTTAACAACAAGATCCCAGAGCTGGAGGGCAAGGATGTTGTGTGCATCCTCACCGGAGGGAATATCGGAAAAGCCGAGCTTGTGAACTTTCAGGACTGA